The genome window GCCTCCCTCCCAAACCACACGGCTGAAAATGCTAGCCAAACCCATACTGGCTGCTTGAAGGGCGATTTTTTCCAGTCCAATCATAGGAAGGTGGGAGGAGAGTTTAGAACAAGTTTGTCATATAGATGAGCGGTTGCACTAACTCAATCGTGTTAGTTAAACCCCACACTTTCTATCTTTTCGTAGTTGTTGAGCGATCGCTGAGTGTGAGAAGGTCCTAGCGGAGAAATGTGAGTCAGCCTTGCTTATGAGTGCGCTAGTTCAAGAAGTTCGCTCCAGTTTATTGAATCTTATCGGTCAGGCAGTGGAGGCATTTCCAGGGCTGGTTCTGGCTCTGATTGTGCTCTTGTTAACTCGCTATGCTGCCAACGTGTTGCAAAACCTCACGGCTGCCACAATGGGGCGCATGGTACGGAGCCCATCTCTGCGATCGCTGCTGATGCAAATGAGCTATGTCGCCACTTGGGTGGTGGGAGTGGTGGTCGCCAGTGTGATGGCGTTTCCCGATTTAGGCGTGGGCGACATTATTGGCTTGTTGGGGTTAAGCTCAGTTGCGATCGGCTTTGCCTTTCAAGACATCTTCAAGAATTTTCTGGCGGGCGTCTTGCTGTTGCTAAATGAACCCTTCCGCCTCAATGACCAGATCATCGTGAACGACTTTGAAGGCACTGTAGAAGAAATCACGATTCGCTCCACTCAAATTCGTACTTATCAAGGCGAGCGGGTCGTAATTCCCAACTCGATTGTCTTTACCAGCCCGATCCAAGTTTTGACTGCAATGCCCCACCGCCGCACTGATCTAGCCATTGGGGTTGATTACAATACCCCTTTGCCCCAAACAATTCAAACTTTGCTACAGACGGTGAACCAAATAGACGGAGTATTAGTCAAGCCAGCGGCAGAAGTAGATATTGTGGGCTTTGGTGAAAGTTCCATTGACTTGATGGTGCGTTATTGGACGCTGCCACCGAAAGCAACCGTCCGTCGGACCCAAACAAACGTGATGATTGCCTTGAAAGCAGCTTGCGATCGCGACGGTATCTCCATTCCTTATCCAATTCGTACCGTTTACTTTTACGACCAGCAGCAGTCTAAAGCAGCGTCAGTCGATGGCTTATCTAACTCGGCGATAGAGGCTAAACGCAGCGATGCTCGGCGCAGCTAACTAGATAGAAATTTAGTCGGAACTACTGGATTGTCGCGATCGCTTGTTTGGGTTCATCCGGGCTTCTAGGAAGCTAAAGGCTTGAGAGGAAAGTAGATTTAGCACTAAGTAGACCAGGGCTACAGCGGCATAAATTTCAAAGGCGCGGTAGTTGTCGGCCACAATCAATTGCCCGCGGCGGAGGAGTTCCTCAAACCCAATCACAGAAACCAAACTCGTATCTTTTAGCAGAGTGATGAACTCGTTGCCTAAAGGTGGCAACATGCGCCGAAACGCCTGCGGAAAAACCACATAACGCAGTGTTTGTCCTGGCCCTAAACCGAGGGATTGCGCCGCTTCTACTTGCCCTACCTCAATGGATTGAATCCCCGCCCGCACGATTTCAGCTAGATACGCTGTGCTATTCAGGCTAAGAGCCAACACCGCTGCACCCAAACGGTTAAATGTAAAGGTAAAACCTAGCCCCTGAACCAAAGCTGGAATGCCAAAGTAGATCATCAAGATCTGCACCAACAACGGCGTACCGCGAAAAAAGTCAATGTAGGCTCTCGCGAACCAGCGTAAAGGCCGAGAAGCAGAGAGCCGCGCCAACCCCATGAGCGTGCCACCGATTAATCCCAGCAAAACTGAGAGCGCAGTCAATTGCAGCGTGATTAAAGCGCCTTGTAGCAGAATGGGTAGGGCTCGCGTGATGACTGCACCGGAAGTAGCGAGGGGAGCGGTTTCAGATTGAGGCGTTGAACCAGGCACCGTAGCTGTGGCAAGAGAAGGAGCCTGCGCGTTAAACCATTTGCGGTAGATCTGGTCATAGGTGCCATTGCTGAGGATGCGAGTCAGGCCAGCGTTGATTCTGTCTAAGTTTGGCGAATTTTTGGGCATGGCAACGCCGTAGAACTCCTCCGTTAGCAATTGGCTCGTGACCTTAATCCCGGTGAGGTTGTTGGCTTTGATCGCATACAACGTCACAGGCGCATCATTAATCACCGCACTCACATTGCCGTTGAGCAGTGCTTGCAACGCCAAGGGAGCCGAATCAAACGTGCGAATAGTGGCACCAGGAATTTTGCGGGCGGTTTCTGCGCCTGTAGTGCCAATCTGGACACCGATCGTCTGGTTCTGCAAACTAGCCAGGTCAGTCGTGTTGGTGTTATTGGCCCGAACTGCGATCGCCAACCCCGCCTTGAAATATGGCCGCGAGAAATCCACCGTTTGCTGCCGCTCAGCCGTGATCGTCATCGAACTAATCGCCGCATCGACGGTTCTGGCTTGCAAGGCAGGAATCAAGCCATCAAACGGTAAACTCTGGAACTCCACCCGCAACCCTTCCGCTTGCGCGATCGCCTGCATCAAATCAATATCAAACCCTTGCAGCCCGCCCCCCGGTGCTTGAAACTCAAACGGTGGAAAAGCAGGTTCGGTGCCAACTCTCAAAACATTTTGGCTCTGAGCAATAGAAGTTGAGTGACCCAGCAGAATCAGCAGCAAACAACTGCAACCGAACACAAAGCGTTGCAGCCAACGTGACCTTAAAAAATTCGGCATATGTTTAGAGCTTCCACTCCCCTCCGCCGTAGTTGAAAAGCAGGATGATGGCGATCGCTAAGGCTGTGCCAATCAAGAGATTGCGTCAATCTTACAAGCTGAACCGCAGAGTGTCGCTAGAATCAGCATTAAATGATCTGTTCCTTCTTCTGGCCCTATGGACAGCACAACCCCAGCTATCTTGTTCGAGCAGGTAGAAAAAAGCTTTGGTGACTTAAAAGTTTTACAGGGAGTCAGCGGTGCCGTCCAGCCAGGAGAAGTCGTTGCCGTGATTGGCCCCTCTGGGTGTGGCAAAAGCACTCTACTCCGCTGCTTCAACCGTCTCGAAACCATCAATAGTGGGCGCTTACTCGTCAACGGCATGGATCTATCAGCACCCCGACTGAAAATGCACCAATTGCGCCACCTGCGATCGCAAGTCGGCATGGTCTTCCAACAGTTCAACCTGTTCCCTCACCTCAGCGTCCTCGAAAACCTCACCCTTGCTCCCCAAAAAGCCCTCGGCAAATCTCGCCCAGAGAGCATAGAACTCGCCCAGACCTACTTAGCCAAAGTTGGTTTAGCCCACAAAGCCACCGCCTACCCAGACCAACTCTCCGGCGGCCAAAAACAGCGAGTTGCGATTGCCCGTAGCCTCTGTATGAACCCCAAAATCATCCTCTTCGACGAACCCACCAGCGCCCTCGACCCCGAACTCGTCGGCGAAGTCCTCCAAGTCATGCAACAACTTGCCGAAGACGGCATGACCATGATCGTCGTCACCCACGAAATGCAATTCGCCCGCGAAGTCGCTCACCGCGTCCTCTTCCTCCACCAAGGCCAAATCGAAGAAACCGGCGCTGCCCGAGAGGTGCTAACTCAACCACAGAGCGATCGCCTGAGAGCCTTCTTGAGCCGAATGGGACGAGGAGAGTGAAAAGAGGAAGGATGAAAAATGAGGAAGCAGGAGACAGAAGTCAGAAATTAGAAAACAGAAGACAAAAGTGAGCCACCAGAGACCCCAGAGTTACCTCTGGAGGGGGTCTGGGGGACGCAGCCGTCCCTCAGCGGGAGTTTGAGGGCAGGTGCCCTCAAGTCTTGGTTTTGCAATAATTAACTAACCGCAACAGATGCCTTCAGCGAAAAAATCCGCTCAATCACATCCTCCACCACCTTATCCGGCGTAGAAGCCCCCGAAGTCACCCCAATCACCAACGGCCCATCCGGCAGCCAACCCTCCGCCACCTCAATCTCTTGGTGTAAAGGTTTATGCTCAATGCGATCGCGCGACAAAATCCGCTCCACACAATCAATGTGATAAGACGGAATGCCCCGCGCCACCGCAATCTCTTGTAAATGAGTTGTGTTGGAAGAATTGTAGCCACCGATGACCATCATCAGGTCTACCTGCTCATCCACCAGCTTAAACATGGCATCTTGCCGCTCTTGAGTCGCGTCACAGATGGTATTGAAGCTGAGGAAATGCTGATTTAATTCCGCAGGGCCATACTTCTTCAGCATCGTATGCTCAAACATCTTGCCAATCTGCTCAGTTTCACCCTTGAGCATCGTCGTTTGGTTGGCAATACCAATCCGCTCCAAATCCTTGTCTGGATCAAAGCCCTCCGAACAAGCCTTGCGGAACTTCGCTAAAAACTCCTCGCGATCGCCGCCATGCAAGATGTAATTGCTCACATACTCAGCCTCAGCCAAGTTCAGCACGACCAAGTAGACACCTGCAAACGAACTCGTTGCGATCGTCTCCTCATGGTTGTATTTGCCATGAATAATCGAGGTGTAGGTGCCTTTCTTGTGCTTCTCCACCGTGTTCCACACCTTCGACACCCAAGGACAAGTCGTGTCCACAATGGTGCAGCCTCGCTCGTTCAGCAATTGCATTTCCTGCACACTGGCCCCAAACGCAGGCAAAATCACCACATCGCCTTGCCCCACGCCAGAAAAATCTTTTTGCCCCTGATTGACTTCAATAAACTCCACCTGCATTTCCCGCAGACGTTGATTCACTGAAGGGTTATGAATAATTTCGTTCGTAATCCAAATCCGTTCGGTGGGGAAGTGCTGGCGGGTTTCATAAGCCATTGCCACCGCTCGCTCTACTCCCCAACAAAAGCCAAACGCCTCTGCCAGTCGAATCTTTACATCACCACGCTGTAGCGTATAGTTGTTGTCTCGGATTAGCTGAATCAAACCGCTCTGGTATTCCGACTCCAAAAGGCTGGCAACTTCGGCTTCATGCCCGAACCCCTTGCGATGATAATTCTCAGAACTGTTGAGTGATCGTTTGAAGGCTTTAGTATCCATTCAGCTTTATCCCTGAAGTGATGGCGCTACACCGTTTTTAATTCCCCTTGATCATAGAACGCGGTGGGAAGGATGCAGGGGTGTTGAGGGGAAGTTCTTCGCAAGGAGGAGGGAGGAAGGATGAAAAGGGGAGTCGGGAGTCAGAATATAAAGTTAGGGTTGGGCGGCTACGGGTTCTAGTTCCATTTGGCGGAAGAGTTGCAAGGCCGATCGCCAGACTAAGTAACCTTGAGAACTTAAGTGCAAACCATCGGTCGTGAATTCAGACCGTAAATTGCCTTGGGCATCTGTAAACAGCGGATGTAAGTCGAGAAAATGCACCCCTGACTCCTCAGCGATCTCCTTTAGCTCCTGATTTAGCTCCCGAATGCGATCGTTGGAAATCGCCTTCAGACGGTCTTTACCTTGCCAGGTGGCGCGATCGCCTGCGTGCGGCAATATAGACTGCAAGACAATTTGGGCTTGGGGATGCACCTGTTGTAAGTCGTAAATAATCTGCCGCTGATTTTCGAGTAATTCGGCATCGCCAACCCCTCGAATCAGGTCATTAATGCCAATGAGAACAAAAATAGTTTCTGGCTGAGCTTCATCAAATAACTCTAGACGGCGGAGTAGCCCAGCGGAGGTCTCTCCAGAAATACCTTGGTTGAGCCAGTTTTGCTGAGCTGGCAACAAATCGGGTGGAAACCAGAGGCTCAAAGAATCTCCAGCCAGAATATTCAGGCGCTTGGGGTGGTCTGCTGCTGCCGCATTAGCCTCTTGTTGCAAGAGAGCCAGCCATTGCTCATAGGTGAGTTGATGACGCGCTCCTAACTCTGGCGGTGCAGAAGCCGTGGGACGCGGTGGCTGGCTTTGGGTTGCAGCAGCACTAGCTTTCGCCAGCGACGGCAAGCGGTGGCCTCGAAGCAGCAGCAGCACAGTCAATAGCAGAAGGCTATTCGCTGCGAGTGACAACAAGGCCCAAGCAGGAACGATTTTTCGAGAGCGAGTAGGCACTGAAGCAAACTCAACGTCGTTTTGAATCAGATTGTAGTCGCAATCTGGTATTCGTCCAAAAAATTGGGACTACTCCCTGTTGTAGCTGAGTCCAGAGGCAAATTCTTGGCCGTAGCCTTCTTCCCCATGTTCATTGACGTCCAAACCTTGGTCTTCCACTACAGGCTTAACCCGTAGATCCATGACCAAGCTGAGGAGTTTCAAGATCACAAAGGTACCGACTCCCGCAAAGATGTAGGTGACGACCACTCCCACAATCTGCTCCCACAACTGAACAGGATTGCCGAAGAACAAGCCATTGTCACCCAGTTCGTTAACGGCTTTAGTAGCAAAGAAGCCTGTCAGAATTGCTCCAATGGTGCCACCTAAACCGTGGATGGGGAAAGTGTCTAAGGAGTCGTCGAACTGAAGCTTGGCGCGGAGGCTAACCGCGAAGAAGCAGCAAACAGCAGTAATGGAACCAATCAAAAGTGCACCGATGGGAGTAACAAACCCTGCTGCTGGAGTTACACCGACTAAACCTGCCAAGAAACCACTAGCGATACCAATGGCAGTCGGTTTGCCACGGAGTAGCCATTCGATAATCACCCAAGTCAGTCCACCAGCGGCGCTGGAGACCATCGTTGCCACAAAAGCGACCGTTGCTAAAGCACCAGCACCTAGGGCGCTACCCGCATTGAACCCAAACCAACCGAACCACAGTAGACCAATACCTAGCAGCACGTAGGGCACGTTGTGAGGAGCGGCAGGCTGCACAGGGTAAGTTTTCCGAGGACCGAGCACCCAAACCGCGACAAGCGCAGAGACACCAGAGCTGATGTGGACGACCGTGCCACCAGCGAAGTCAAGTGCTCCCATCGCACCAATCCAACCCTTACCCCAGACCCAGTGAGCGAGGGGCGAGTAGATCAGGGTAGACCACAGCGTCACGAACCAGAAGTAAGCTTTGAAGCTCATCCGCTCCACGATCGCGCCTGAAATCAGGGCTGGCGTGATGATGGCGAACATCATCTGGTAGGCCATGAAGAGTTGGTGCGGAATGGTTGTCGCATAGCCCACAGGGTCGGGGTCCGTGCCAACGCCGTTCAAAAATAGCCAATTCAGGCTACCAATGATGGGATTTGCTGTAAATGCAGGCTCAGCTCCAGGGGTGATGGAGGTAGGAGCAAAGGCAAGGCTGTAGCCCCACAATACCCAGGTGACGCCGACAACGCCCATGAGGATCAAGCTCATCATCATGGTGTTGAGCACGTTGCGCGATCGCACCAATCCTCCGTAGAAGAAGGCTAAGCCTGGAGTCATCAATAATACTAATGCTGACGAAACGAGCACGAAGGCTGTGTCGCCTGTATCAATCGGATTTGCGTCCACTTCCTGGGCTAGAGCCGTTCCCATTAAGGGACCACTCAGAAGCCACAGAGCGATCGCTCCGATCATCAAACCTTTCTTCAACACTTGTGTTAGCCCTTCCACGTCAAGAGAAATGAATTTGATTGCACCAATTTTTGATGAGTTGATTCTGTATCAAGATATACAAAAATCTTCTACGGCAAATAACTAGTGAAAATTCAGTAGCAATTTATATCGTGGTGACAATTTACTCCTGACATTCAAAAGCTGTCCACCTCTGTTTCTTGAAGATCGCGAGCGCAGTATTTTTCATCAAGAGAACTCCATAGAAAAGAGCTGCTAAGGCTCACCTTTAGCAGCTCTAAGCTCTTGACCAGAAGGTATAACTAAGCTGATTTAGCAACCGATAGGTTAGCTAAATTTAGAAAACTCAATCTCAGCGAATGGTGCTACCAGTCATGCCGCCTGCATCTTTGAGGAATCCACTGTACGCTTCCATACCGTGCTCACCAATATCCAGACCCTTGAGTTCTTCTTCTGGCGAGACGCGAATGCCTAAGGTTGCCTTGAGGGCGAACCAGAAGATAGCGGAGAGAATTCCGATAGTCAAAGCAATAGCCGCGGTGCCTAAGAGTTGCAGGCCTAGTTGATTCAGCCCGCCGCCCAGTAAGAAACCTGTGCTAGGACCAGCAGTGTAGAGGATATCTTGACCCACTTTGACGTTAGGACCAACGGCAAACAGACCGACGGCGATCGTGCCCCAAACGCCATTAACTAAGTGAACCGAGATTGC of Trichocoleus sp. FACHB-46 contains these proteins:
- a CDS encoding mechanosensitive ion channel family protein — its product is MSALVQEVRSSLLNLIGQAVEAFPGLVLALIVLLLTRYAANVLQNLTAATMGRMVRSPSLRSLLMQMSYVATWVVGVVVASVMAFPDLGVGDIIGLLGLSSVAIGFAFQDIFKNFLAGVLLLLNEPFRLNDQIIVNDFEGTVEEITIRSTQIRTYQGERVVIPNSIVFTSPIQVLTAMPHRRTDLAIGVDYNTPLPQTIQTLLQTVNQIDGVLVKPAAEVDIVGFGESSIDLMVRYWTLPPKATVRRTQTNVMIALKAACDRDGISIPYPIRTVYFYDQQQSKAASVDGLSNSAIEAKRSDARRS
- a CDS encoding ABC transporter permease subunit (The N-terminal region of this protein, as described by TIGR01726, is a three transmembrane segment that identifies a subfamily of ABC transporter permease subunits, which specificities that include histidine, arginine, glutamine, glutamate, L-cystine (sic), the opines (in Agrobacterium) octopine and nopaline, etc.), with the translated sequence MPNFLRSRWLQRFVFGCSCLLLILLGHSTSIAQSQNVLRVGTEPAFPPFEFQAPGGGLQGFDIDLMQAIAQAEGLRVEFQSLPFDGLIPALQARTVDAAISSMTITAERQQTVDFSRPYFKAGLAIAVRANNTNTTDLASLQNQTIGVQIGTTGAETARKIPGATIRTFDSAPLALQALLNGNVSAVINDAPVTLYAIKANNLTGIKVTSQLLTEEFYGVAMPKNSPNLDRINAGLTRILSNGTYDQIYRKWFNAQAPSLATATVPGSTPQSETAPLATSGAVITRALPILLQGALITLQLTALSVLLGLIGGTLMGLARLSASRPLRWFARAYIDFFRGTPLLVQILMIYFGIPALVQGLGFTFTFNRLGAAVLALSLNSTAYLAEIVRAGIQSIEVGQVEAAQSLGLGPGQTLRYVVFPQAFRRMLPPLGNEFITLLKDTSLVSVIGFEELLRRGQLIVADNYRAFEIYAAVALVYLVLNLLSSQAFSFLEARMNPNKRSRQSSSSD
- a CDS encoding amino acid ABC transporter ATP-binding protein; its protein translation is MDSTTPAILFEQVEKSFGDLKVLQGVSGAVQPGEVVAVIGPSGCGKSTLLRCFNRLETINSGRLLVNGMDLSAPRLKMHQLRHLRSQVGMVFQQFNLFPHLSVLENLTLAPQKALGKSRPESIELAQTYLAKVGLAHKATAYPDQLSGGQKQRVAIARSLCMNPKIILFDEPTSALDPELVGEVLQVMQQLAEDGMTMIVVTHEMQFAREVAHRVLFLHQGQIEETGAAREVLTQPQSDRLRAFLSRMGRGE
- a CDS encoding 4-hydroxy-3-methylbut-2-enyl diphosphate reductase yields the protein MDTKAFKRSLNSSENYHRKGFGHEAEVASLLESEYQSGLIQLIRDNNYTLQRGDVKIRLAEAFGFCWGVERAVAMAYETRQHFPTERIWITNEIIHNPSVNQRLREMQVEFIEVNQGQKDFSGVGQGDVVILPAFGASVQEMQLLNERGCTIVDTTCPWVSKVWNTVEKHKKGTYTSIIHGKYNHEETIATSSFAGVYLVVLNLAEAEYVSNYILHGGDREEFLAKFRKACSEGFDPDKDLERIGIANQTTMLKGETEQIGKMFEHTMLKKYGPAELNQHFLSFNTICDATQERQDAMFKLVDEQVDLMMVIGGYNSSNTTHLQEIAVARGIPSYHIDCVERILSRDRIEHKPLHQEIEVAEGWLPDGPLVIGVTSGASTPDKVVEDVIERIFSLKASVAVS
- a CDS encoding GDSL-type esterase/lipase family protein, whose product is MPTRSRKIVPAWALLSLAANSLLLLTVLLLLRGHRLPSLAKASAAATQSQPPRPTASAPPELGARHQLTYEQWLALLQQEANAAAADHPKRLNILAGDSLSLWFPPDLLPAQQNWLNQGISGETSAGLLRRLELFDEAQPETIFVLIGINDLIRGVGDAELLENQRQIIYDLQQVHPQAQIVLQSILPHAGDRATWQGKDRLKAISNDRIRELNQELKEIAEESGVHFLDLHPLFTDAQGNLRSEFTTDGLHLSSQGYLVWRSALQLFRQMELEPVAAQP
- a CDS encoding ammonium transporter: MEGLTQVLKKGLMIGAIALWLLSGPLMGTALAQEVDANPIDTGDTAFVLVSSALVLLMTPGLAFFYGGLVRSRNVLNTMMMSLILMGVVGVTWVLWGYSLAFAPTSITPGAEPAFTANPIIGSLNWLFLNGVGTDPDPVGYATTIPHQLFMAYQMMFAIITPALISGAIVERMSFKAYFWFVTLWSTLIYSPLAHWVWGKGWIGAMGALDFAGGTVVHISSGVSALVAVWVLGPRKTYPVQPAAPHNVPYVLLGIGLLWFGWFGFNAGSALGAGALATVAFVATMVSSAAGGLTWVIIEWLLRGKPTAIGIASGFLAGLVGVTPAAGFVTPIGALLIGSITAVCCFFAVSLRAKLQFDDSLDTFPIHGLGGTIGAILTGFFATKAVNELGDNGLFFGNPVQLWEQIVGVVVTYIFAGVGTFVILKLLSLVMDLRVKPVVEDQGLDVNEHGEEGYGQEFASGLSYNRE